A stretch of the Solanum dulcamara chromosome 6, daSolDulc1.2, whole genome shotgun sequence genome encodes the following:
- the LOC129892763 gene encoding uncharacterized protein LOC129892763: MIYQGCSAYLAHIIDTRVESPSLKDIPTVCDFLKVFPENLPGLPPEREVEFPIELIPGSTPISITPYRMAPAELRELKTQLQELLEKGLIRPSISPWGAPVLFVKTKDAEGVKVDPSKIEAVVEWKTPKSPTEVRSFLSLAGYYRRFVKGFSIIASPLTRLLKKEVKFTWDDKCQKSFETLKSLLTQVPILTLPMEEKEYVIYSDASHRGLGCVLMQEGKVISYASQKLKPHELNYPTPDLELAGKANVVVDALSRKSFASLHLNPLPLLLELRAMNVKKGQKLDEKLKKLTKEVKKGEKKDFTLKEDGVLLYQNRLCIPNDGKLRREILNEAHTSPYAMHPGGTKMYQTIKEHYWWNGMKKDIAEYISKCLACQQIKAEHQVPTGLL, from the exons atgatttatcaaggttgCAGTGCATATCTTGCTCACATAATTGATACACGTGTGGAGAGTCCTAGTCTTAAAGATATACCTACTGTGTGTGACTTTCTGAAAGTGTTTCCAGAAAATCTTCCTGGGTTACCACCAGAAAGAGAAGTAGAATTTCCGATCGAGCTTATTCCTGGATCTACTCCTATTTCTATcactccttatcgaatggcacCAGCAGAATTAAGGGAattgaaaactcaattgcaaGAACTTCTTGAGAAAGGTTTAATTCGTCCAAGTATTTCTCCTTGGGGAGCCCCTGTGTTATTTGTGAAGACGAAAGATG CCGAAGGTGTGAAGgtggatcctagtaaaattGAAGCAGTTGTTGAATGGAAAACTCCTAAAAGTCCTACTGAGGTAAGAAGTTTCTTGAGTTTAgcaggatactatagaaggtttgtgaaaggcttctccattatagcctcTCCTTTGACTAGACTTTTGAAGAAGGAAGTGAAGTTTACTTGGGATGACAAGTGCCAAAAGAGCTTTGAAACACTCAAATCCTTGTTGACACAAGTGCCTATACTTACTTTACCAATGGAGGAGAAAGAGTacgtgatatatagtgatgcttCTCACCgtggtttgggatgtgtgttgatgcaagaagggaaagttatTTCTTATGCCTCTCAGAAATTAAAACCACATGAATTGAATTATCCTACTCCTGATCTAGAACTTGCTG gtaaagctaatgtggttgtaGATGCCTTAAGTCGCAAATCCTTTGCAAGCTTGCATCTAAATCCTTTGCCTTTGCTTTTGGAGTTAAGAGCCATGAAT GTGAAAAAAGGGCAAAAGTTAGATgagaaactcaaaaaattaaCCAAAGAAGTTAAAAAGGGGGAAAAGAAAGATTTTACATTAAAGGAGGATGGTGTCTTgttataccaaaataggttatgCATTCCTAATGATGGCAAATTGAGGAGAGAAATcttgaatgaagcacatacttcaccatatgcaatgcatccGGGAGGTACCAAAATGTATCAAACCATCAAAGAACAttactggtggaatggtatgaagaaggacattgcagAATATATTTCTAAATGCTTAGCTTGTCAACAGATAAAGGCCGAGCATCAAGTTCCAACAGGGTTACTATAA
- the LOC129892108 gene encoding pectinesterase inhibitor 3-like, whose protein sequence is MMKTLLVALFLLHLISPISTSSSGIVRTSCVHASYPTICIRTLSSYSGSAINTPQDLAEAAVKVSLSRAQKASRFLSELKVESKREKGALSDCVEQMGDSVDELRKSVSELKHLRRGNAFKWQMSNLETWVSAALTNEDTCLDGFKEIDGKIRSDVKRKITNVARVTSNALYLINQLDDSPNKSPHP, encoded by the coding sequence ATGATGAAAACTCTACTTGTTGCTCTTTTTCTCCTCCATCTAATTTCACCAATAAGCACATCCTCCAGTGGCATTGTCCGCACATCTTGCGTGCACGCCAGTTATCCGACAATTTGCATCAGAACACTCTCTTCCTACTCTGGTTCAGCCATCAACACTCCACAAGATTTAGCTGAAGCCGCTGTGAAAGTCAGCCTTTCCCGAGCCCAGAAAGCGTCCCGCTTCCTGTCGGAGTTGAAAGTGGAAAGCAAAAGAGAGAAAGGAGCATTGAGTGATTGTGTAGAACAGATGGGAGACTCAGTGGATGAGCTGAGGAAGAGTGTGTCAGAACTGAAGCATCTCCGTAGAGGGAATGCATTCAAGTGGCAAATGAGCAATTTGGAGACTTGGGTCAGTGCTGCTTTGACAAATGAAGACACATGTCTTGATGGGTTTAAGGAAATTGATGGCAAAATTAGGTCTGATGTGAAACGCAAGATTACAAATGTTGCTAGAGTTACTAGTAATGCACTCTACCTCATCAACCAACTTGATGACTCTCCCAACAAAAGTCCTCATCCTTGA